Below is a window of Plasmodium gaboni strain SY75 chromosome 6, whole genome shotgun sequence DNA.
ttaaaatatgtaacttgacaatatataaaaataaataaacaaatagGATAAACACATATTTTTGTacatataacatatatatatatatatatatatatatatatatatatttatatatacattttttttgtgaatatattatttccattttttaGATCCACCAATAGGAAATAATTCGCTCctataatttatttattttattatttttttataccCACCCACCCTCTGTGAAATgtgtattatatataattaataaagaaaatgataatatatatatattaagttgttcataatatataaaaatgtaaatatttttttttatttattttcctcttttttataaaatgaaagGGAAAAAATTTCTTCTTAATTTTGCGGTGAATATAAAGAAGAGGTTTTTCTTTACTAATCATGATAGAGCCCAGGTGAATAAATGcatatatgaatatttttattttgaagaaaaaattttcaaCATTATTGATCACCCTGATATAAAACATTTACTTCATGTAgattataagaaaaatacAAAGTATGACACAGTTAAGCaagataatattaatagtagtaataataatgtaagTAGGGATAGTATATGTGCTACTAATATTAATGAAGATACAGAAatgttattaaaaaataaaaaagatgaatttaattttaatttggaaaatgaagagaatgaaataaaagatattatatgtgataaaaaatttgatgataatttaaaaaatgtgataaataatcatatttgtaattatataaatagtagtagtaaatattttacacacctatgtatatattatatatataataatgagaAATCTAGATTTGTAAAGCTTTTacaaaattttaataattattgtTTTAGTTATGAagatttatttattttattctatttaatatgtagaattaattataaagatACACAAATAATCCATAATATGCTTCAGGTTTTTgaaatttattattataagctggacaattttttttcatataaaatttccaatatctttttttctCCTCATAATGATTTACATACAGcaataaataatttacCACTTGTATATAAGGTTAAATTGATCAATATGGATGTATATTCTGTAGATCCAAAAGAAAGGATTAAACGtttatcaaataatattacagTGCATTCAAAGGAGACAATAAATACGTATATCGctaatgataataatgtgGTAGCTGAAAAAAGTAATCATAACAGcagtaataataatgacaataataatgataattatagtaataataatagtaataatattatgaataataataatagtaatagtaGTGAAGgtaaaaattatgaagGTATATTAAACCATAATAATGTTACTAATAAAGATGTAGCAAATAcagaaaaaatattaaacGACTCAAAATTAAccaataataatatagaaaatgtGAACAATGATTACCTAGAAAAAAtagatgaaaataatgCAGAGCTCGAATTACAAAACTTAGAAGATGTAGATATGGAGAGTTATGAAAAAAAGATATCAAAAGATAgtgtaaaatatattaatataaatacaaaaaaagaaaggcaaaaaataaaatcaaGAGAAGGAAAATATGAGGGGCTGAAATTAAGAAGTGCTTTATTAACACAAataagaaattatatagaagaggaaaatataaataaagatataagTACATATAATTGTATTTCTCAAAATAGTCTACATAATATAACTCCATATCAAaataacaacaacaataacaacaataataataataattataataataataatagtaattttattttgcataacaattatatagataaaaaaaattttgaaataaaagaattattaactatatttattcatGATAAAGAGTTAGCTGAAAaaaatcattatataaaagactttattcatattattataaattattttataatgaataaatatatgatacatacaaattttattttacttATCCTCtttatgaataaaataaattattataataataaaaaattaaataaatgtGTACAAGACGTTCTA
It encodes the following:
- a CDS encoding hypothetical protein (conserved Plasmodium protein, unknown function), translated to MKGKKFLLNFAVNIKKRFFFTNHDRAQVNKCIYEYFYFEEKIFNIIDHPDIKHLLHVDYKKNTKYDTVKQDNINSSNNNVSRDSICATNINEDTEMLLKNKKDEFNFNLENEENEIKDIICDKKFDDNLKNVINNHICNYINSSSKYFTHLCIYYIYNNEKSRFVKLLQNFNNYCFSYEDLFILFYLICRINYKDTQIIHNMLQVFEIYYYKLDNFFSYKISNIFFSPHNDLHTAINNLPLVYKVKLINMDVYSVDPKERIKRLSNNITVHSKETINTYIANDNNVVAEKSNHNSSNNNDNNNDNYSNNNSNNIMNNNNSNSSEGKNYEGILNHNNVTNKDVANTEKILNDSKLTNNNIENVNNDYLEKIDENNAELELQNLEDVDMESYEKKISKDSVKYININTKKERQKIKSREGKYEGLKLRSALLTQIRNYIEEENINKDISTYNCISQNSLHNITPYQNNNNNNNNNNNNYNNNNSNFILHNNYIDKKNFEIKELLTIFIHDKELAEKNHYIKDFIHIIINYFIMNKYMIHTNFILLILFMNKINYYNNKKLNKCVQDVLMRYIKSMHLNEQDIYDFINNKKKKSNSLESKENVIQKSNDEHKTLTNNILNEEYNILELLYNQQYTYNFILYDENNYYDDNFQYIAYKLLKNYFYLVSYIMTLPFIKWNILKSYINSFNMFINIFKENKNISSSLHISDISFICASFLKTKIMEHQLIHTLFNILNDHLDHYLIIQEKKNIYNETKEKHIQYANDLPNVEPNINDILTFLHFLYFFKLSQYNDVLIKVLIISFKKFILLNDTQQLIFYNTIEGIRKNQNEQNNRKKLNYILNYFNYDQNFNHFLKRNKNIQKQSLGMLFC